One segment of Spiroplasma cantharicola DNA contains the following:
- a CDS encoding PTS glucose transporter subunit IIABC yields MKISLYSPVDGEIKNIQDCNDSMFADRMLGDGLVIIPNSNNFKGFFDNATVTMIFDTYHAYGFDIEGLQFLIHCGMDTIALNGTGFTTTLKVGDNVTKENNIFNVDLELLKQKKLSIETPIVFEINSLTDYKINDLKLGKVKQGDLICTIDYEFKEEKKEQDLKSITDPIEFFNMSNKYEKCAASINKFIGSSSNYNEVYNCMTRLRFSVKNKELVNVDEIKRLSLVKGTVWNGNELQVVIGQDVYKLKEEVIKLNNESLAIRASLGINNTKIPLARRFLAMFSAIMVKIIPIMVGVGLIQAIIAILMQTGVMPNIVFKLSENPGANDVLFKDASIGWIMLFAMGKTTTYFMGIMIAVSAANYFKLEGIMGVALGLILCCPLMFGDGGSMGLGNDFLLFDLGTIDTGNPMLDQITKIKVNAMNTKVFVIVAAIYTAKILDTHLKKVIPIALELMFRPFIVIIIVAPLSFFGYGIIWNFVETLFGSSMFYIGKIPLGIGVGIFVAMWQVAVIFGLHMMLGLISFLDLLSPTTGGQTVYGIAGSISVWSQVGALVGVILITQNAKLKKQGIGMLPAGLLGITEPILYGINLPKKRPLISGVCGAFIAGAFANILGVTQRAQSGIGVFEAIGFFSEPIYGGVGKLNPTLNGSFYLLSCSVAISTSILFSMMSYKERATEKTLLNKTINKLKLLTVLELNLSKPDSLKLKKDLNEITNILDKENLQFIKIIEKNIQAWLKYKVRLSTLLENEEITKEKILIKGKALISKKKFDLANLYMQKYNQIDNSQEINLLKSKIDQQYKLIDLEKLNKNISNIEKQIMSKLNELNFLKKDVIKDLEPIIFNNLNSVQIYYGLLENKVPKINLNEKIHELKKNKVTHKSQVSLNV; encoded by the coding sequence ATGAAAATAAGCTTGTATTCACCAGTTGATGGTGAAATAAAAAATATTCAAGATTGTAATGATTCAATGTTTGCAGATCGTATGCTAGGCGATGGATTAGTTATTATTCCAAATTCGAATAACTTTAAAGGTTTTTTTGATAATGCAACAGTAACTATGATATTTGATACTTATCATGCATATGGTTTTGATATTGAGGGATTGCAATTTTTAATTCATTGTGGAATGGATACAATAGCATTAAATGGAACGGGATTTACAACTACTTTAAAAGTAGGCGATAACGTGACCAAAGAAAATAATATTTTTAATGTAGATCTGGAATTATTAAAGCAAAAAAAATTGTCGATTGAAACTCCAATAGTTTTTGAAATTAATAGTTTAACTGACTATAAAATAAATGACTTGAAGTTAGGTAAAGTAAAACAAGGAGATTTAATTTGTACAATTGATTATGAATTTAAAGAAGAAAAAAAAGAACAGGATCTTAAAAGTATAACTGATCCTATTGAATTCTTCAATATGTCAAATAAGTATGAAAAATGTGCAGCTTCAATTAATAAATTTATAGGAAGCTCATCAAATTACAATGAAGTATATAATTGTATGACTAGACTTAGATTTAGTGTAAAAAATAAGGAACTTGTAAATGTTGATGAAATAAAAAGATTGTCACTTGTAAAAGGAACAGTTTGAAATGGAAATGAACTACAAGTTGTAATTGGTCAAGACGTTTATAAATTAAAAGAAGAAGTTATTAAATTGAATAATGAATCTTTGGCTATAAGAGCTTCTTTAGGAATTAATAATACAAAAATTCCATTAGCAAGAAGATTTTTAGCTATGTTTTCAGCAATTATGGTTAAAATAATTCCTATAATGGTTGGTGTTGGGTTAATTCAAGCAATTATAGCTATTTTAATGCAAACAGGAGTAATGCCAAATATTGTTTTTAAACTAAGTGAAAATCCAGGTGCTAATGATGTTTTATTTAAAGATGCTTCAATAGGGTGAATAATGTTATTTGCAATGGGAAAAACGACAACTTATTTTATGGGAATTATGATAGCTGTATCTGCTGCAAATTACTTTAAATTAGAGGGCATAATGGGAGTTGCACTTGGACTTATTCTCTGCTGTCCTTTAATGTTTGGTGATGGTGGAAGTATGGGACTTGGAAATGATTTTTTATTATTTGATTTGGGAACAATTGATACTGGTAATCCAATGTTAGATCAAATAACAAAAATTAAAGTAAATGCAATGAACACAAAGGTCTTTGTTATTGTTGCAGCTATATACACTGCAAAAATTTTAGACACTCATTTAAAAAAAGTAATTCCAATTGCTTTAGAATTAATGTTTAGACCATTTATTGTAATTATTATAGTAGCTCCATTATCATTCTTTGGTTATGGAATAATTTGAAACTTTGTTGAAACTTTATTTGGTTCATCAATGTTCTATATAGGAAAAATACCATTAGGTATTGGTGTTGGTATATTTGTTGCTATGTGACAAGTAGCAGTTATTTTCGGATTACATATGATGTTAGGTTTAATTTCATTTCTTGATTTATTATCACCAACAACTGGTGGTCAAACAGTTTATGGTATAGCTGGTTCAATTTCAGTTTGATCACAAGTTGGAGCTTTAGTTGGAGTTATCCTAATTACACAAAATGCAAAATTAAAAAAACAGGGAATAGGAATGCTTCCTGCAGGTTTACTTGGAATTACAGAGCCAATTCTTTATGGTATAAATTTACCTAAAAAAAGACCTTTAATTTCAGGGGTATGTGGTGCATTTATAGCTGGGGCTTTTGCAAATATTCTTGGTGTTACACAAAGAGCACAAAGTGGGATTGGAGTATTTGAAGCAATTGGTTTCTTCTCTGAACCAATATATGGAGGAGTAGGAAAACTAAATCCCACTCTTAATGGTTCATTTTATTTATTATCTTGTTCAGTGGCAATATCAACATCAATATTATTTAGTATGATGTCATATAAAGAAAGAGCAACTGAGAAGACTTTATTAAATAAGACAATTAATAAATTAAAATTATTAACAGTTTTAGAATTAAATTTAAGTAAACCTGATTCTTTAAAATTAAAAAAAGATTTAAATGAAATTACAAATATTTTAGACAAAGAAAATTTGCAATTTATAAAAATTATTGAAAAAAATATACAAGCATGATTAAAGTATAAAGTAAGATTAAGTACATTATTAGAAAATGAAGAGATTACAAAAGAAAAAATACTTATTAAAGGTAAAGCCTTAATAAGTAAGAAAAAATTTGATTTAGCAAATTTGTATATGCAAAAATATAATCAAATTGATAATTCTCAAGAAATTAATTTATTAAAATCAAAAATTGATCAACAATATAAATTAATTGATTTAGAAAAATTAAATAAAAATATTTCAAATATTGAGAAGCAAATTATGAGTAAATTAAATGAATTGAATTTTTTAAAAAAAGATGTTATTAAAGATTTAGAACCTATAATATTCAATAATTTAAACAGTGTTCAAATATATTATGGTTTACTTGAAAATAAAGTTCCTAAAATTAATTTAAATGAAAAGATTCATGAGTTAAAGAAAAATAAAGTAACACATAAAAGTCAGGTGAGTTTAAATGTATAA
- a CDS encoding MurR/RpiR family transcriptional regulator, whose protein sequence is MTVINKLIKLSDSVEETNFKAIAKKIIDNFAKGEFKNQEDLAKQCYVSLSTITKFSQKIGCAGYRELIFILKNEYDHYGWTENVNKVSSLERFDSIQKWIIENSLFIEKITQAIKEVKIINLYPSNQIRHASAYIIELFDNLNKIVRVISSEYIKNTVKNDENELEILIICSSNNNSIIKTYEDETNEKNKKFLITTASQDIQLDVDFTDKILINYQFDKSKSIYRNIALEMLFLHIFEHIKNTF, encoded by the coding sequence ATGACAGTAATTAATAAATTGATAAAATTAAGTGATTCTGTTGAAGAGACAAACTTTAAAGCTATTGCTAAAAAAATTATAGATAACTTTGCAAAAGGAGAATTCAAAAATCAAGAAGATCTTGCAAAACAATGTTACGTTTCATTATCAACTATAACAAAATTTAGTCAAAAAATTGGTTGTGCAGGCTATAGAGAATTAATCTTTATTTTAAAAAATGAATATGACCACTATGGCTGAACTGAAAATGTAAATAAAGTTAGCTCTTTAGAAAGATTTGATTCTATTCAAAAATGAATTATAGAAAATAGTTTATTTATTGAAAAAATTACCCAAGCAATTAAGGAAGTGAAAATTATAAATTTATATCCTTCAAATCAAATCAGACATGCTAGTGCATACATCATAGAATTATTTGATAATTTAAATAAAATAGTTAGAGTTATTTCATCTGAGTATATAAAAAATACTGTTAAAAATGATGAAAATGAACTTGAAATTTTAATTATTTGCTCAAGTAACAATAATTCAATAATAAAAACATATGAAGATGAAACTAATGAAAAAAATAAAAAATTTTTAATTACAACTGCAAGTCAAGACATTCAATTAGATGTAGATTTTACTGACAAAATATTAATTAATTACCAATTTGATAAATCAAAGTCTATTTATAGAAATATAGCTTTGGAAATGTTGTTTTTACACATATTTGAACATATTAAAAATACTTTCTAA
- a CDS encoding glycoside hydrolase family 1 protein, with product MKFERKDFLWGGATASSQIEGAYDVDGKSLTLAEMRPFNPNLDRKNNQEMNNYTKEDYEKSIENIDNLHYPKRFGIDFYHRYKEDIALFKEAGMNIFRMSIAWSRIFPNGDESEPNKDGLEFYRKVFQECKNNGIEVMLTVQHYDVPYPIAKKYKGWSNKKVIDLYIKFVSVIMNEYKDLVKYWLPFNEINVAPWSPITGLGIFKEDYKTSSEYLNAAFQGLHNQFYAQAKVIQIAKTISKNIKMGCMIANMTTYSIDCNPVNVLENLLTQQINRYFFYDVVAKGEYPTYSKRFFKEKNIKIDMTAEELKVIKENTVEYITFSYYMTSTVSKELNNQNGGNLIMGGKNPFLKATEWGWQIDPIGLRITLNELWDRYQLPLFISENGIGVVEKLDKNNTVDDSYRIEYLKEHFIQINEAIGDGVDVFGYTMWTPIDVVSLSTNEMSKRYGLIYVDYDDYHKGTGNRYKKKSFEWFKDFIKTKEL from the coding sequence ATGAAATTTGAAAGAAAAGATTTTTTATGAGGTGGAGCTACTGCTTCATCTCAAATAGAAGGAGCTTATGATGTTGATGGTAAATCTCTTACTTTAGCTGAAATGAGACCCTTTAATCCAAATTTGGATCGTAAGAATAATCAAGAAATGAATAACTATACTAAAGAAGATTATGAAAAATCAATTGAAAATATAGATAACTTACACTATCCTAAAAGATTTGGAATAGATTTTTATCACAGGTATAAAGAAGATATTGCATTATTTAAAGAAGCAGGGATGAATATCTTTAGAATGTCAATTGCTTGATCAAGAATATTTCCAAATGGAGATGAAAGTGAGCCTAATAAAGATGGTTTAGAATTTTATAGAAAAGTATTTCAAGAATGTAAAAATAATGGAATTGAAGTTATGTTAACAGTTCAACATTATGATGTTCCGTATCCAATTGCAAAAAAATATAAAGGTTGGTCTAATAAAAAAGTTATCGATTTATATATTAAATTTGTTAGTGTTATTATGAATGAATATAAGGATTTAGTAAAATATTGATTACCTTTTAATGAAATAAATGTAGCACCTTGGTCACCGATTACAGGGTTAGGAATTTTTAAAGAAGATTATAAAACAAGTTCAGAATATTTAAATGCAGCTTTTCAAGGATTGCACAATCAGTTTTATGCTCAGGCAAAAGTTATTCAAATAGCAAAAACTATTTCAAAAAATATAAAAATGGGGTGTATGATAGCAAATATGACAACATATTCAATTGATTGTAATCCAGTCAATGTTCTAGAAAATTTACTAACACAACAAATTAATAGATATTTCTTTTATGATGTTGTTGCAAAGGGAGAATATCCAACTTATTCAAAAAGATTTTTTAAAGAAAAAAATATAAAAATAGATATGACAGCAGAGGAATTAAAAGTAATTAAGGAAAATACAGTTGAGTATATAACATTTAGCTATTATATGACTTCAACAGTGTCAAAAGAACTAAACAATCAAAATGGTGGAAACTTAATAATGGGTGGCAAAAATCCATTTTTAAAAGCTACTGAGTGAGGGTGACAAATTGACCCAATTGGTTTAAGAATAACATTAAATGAATTATGAGATAGATATCAATTACCTTTATTTATTTCAGAAAACGGAATTGGTGTTGTTGAAAAATTAGATAAAAATAATACAGTAGATGATAGTTATCGAATTGAATATCTAAAAGAACATTTTATTCAAATTAATGAGGCAATAGGTGATGGCGTAGATGTATTTGGTTATACTATGTGAACTCCAATAGATGTTGTTAGTCTTTCTACAAATGAAATGTCTAAACGCTATGGTTTAATTTATGTAGATTACGATGATTATCATAAAGGAACTGGTAATAGATATAAGAAAAAATCTTTTGAATGATTTAAAGATTTCATCAAAACCAAAGAGTTATAA
- a CDS encoding MurR/RpiR family transcriptional regulator, which produces MTYVFDNLKIISKEFEDTTFKIIAKRILENADRAIFCDQEELAAQTFVSISTITKFAKKMGFSGFRELNFKMKNEWRKLDYERKEKMETFEIFQSIEKWIHLNEDFINTVCEKIRESDFINIYTSYQANESSRYFANMLYEYEKNVTVLNNEFRFKAKKNNEKGFNLLILTGRDNDTLIDNFSKAYDENYTNFLISSDKQIDKLNFKFTKKMTVDYSLDNSQFSSREVVLHMLFFYIFKKI; this is translated from the coding sequence ATGACATATGTGTTTGATAATTTAAAAATCATTAGCAAGGAATTTGAAGATACAACTTTTAAAATAATAGCAAAAAGAATATTAGAAAATGCTGACAGGGCAATATTTTGTGATCAAGAGGAATTAGCTGCACAAACTTTTGTATCAATTTCAACTATTACCAAGTTTGCCAAAAAAATGGGATTCTCTGGTTTTAGAGAATTAAATTTTAAAATGAAAAATGAATGAAGAAAACTTGATTATGAAAGAAAAGAGAAAATGGAAACTTTCGAAATTTTTCAATCAATTGAAAAATGAATTCATTTAAATGAGGATTTTATAAATACTGTGTGTGAAAAAATTAGGGAAAGCGATTTTATTAATATTTATACATCATATCAAGCAAATGAATCTTCAAGATATTTTGCAAATATGCTATATGAATATGAAAAAAATGTTACAGTTTTGAATAATGAATTTAGATTTAAAGCTAAAAAAAATAATGAAAAGGGGTTTAATTTATTAATATTGACTGGTAGAGATAACGATACTTTAATTGATAATTTTTCAAAAGCTTATGACGAAAATTATACTAATTTTTTAATTTCCTCAGATAAACAAATTGATAAATTAAATTTTAAATTTACAAAAAAAATGACAGTAGATTATTCATTGGATAATTCACAATTTTCATCAAGAGAAGTTGTACTTCATATGCTATTTTTTTATATTTTTAAAAAAATATAG
- a CDS encoding 4Fe-4S cluster-binding domain-containing protein: MDLVIYIAGCLHVCCGCHNILSWNLKIGRNFDKEYETEIISEIKSNSLLRGVTFSGVIQCLAQLNYYPLFKK; this comes from the coding sequence ATGGACCTGGTTATTTACATTGCAGGTTGCTTACATGTGTGTTGTGGTTGCCATAATATCTTGAGTTGAAATTTAAAAATAGGGCGAAATTTTGATAAAGAATATGAAACTGAAATTATTTCTGAAATAAAATCAAACTCATTGCTGAGGGGAGTTACTTTTAGCGGGGTGATCCAATGTTTAGCACAATTGAATTATTACCCTTTATTTAAAAAATAA
- a CDS encoding ROK family protein encodes MKNTNYLYDIGGLSIKKIIIDDNQKILSEGVIEYDNQKRANAWQLDANYVFELIKRDLPRDIKINLGISIPGIIDSKKYKILSESSLTNIKEINLKDFFAEFKNIETFEIENDAKSAAYGEYYFGQNKKYKNMLHVTVGTGLGGGIIINGKIYKGFKGGAGELSKLFANFDRPDINLIVQSTSTGANLKRYNDSIELGKVAPIENVITAKAKDSAKKKNLIDGKKFMSLVEKNDQMAVDIFDIWTTSLTKYLVSLNFLMDFDAITIGGGISSNSKFLDTIIQKAKNYILLFQNFSPIENINIIKSNLENKAGCFGVLAKILKS; translated from the coding sequence ATGAAAAACACTAACTACTTATATGACATTGGAGGATTAAGTATTAAAAAAATAATCATCGATGATAATCAAAAAATATTATCAGAAGGTGTTATAGAATATGATAATCAAAAAAGAGCAAATGCATGACAATTAGATGCAAATTATGTTTTTGAACTAATCAAAAGGGATTTGCCAAGAGATATTAAAATTAATTTAGGAATAAGTATTCCAGGAATTATTGATTCAAAAAAATACAAAATATTATCTGAATCATCTTTAACTAATATTAAAGAAATTAATTTAAAAGATTTTTTTGCTGAATTTAAAAATATTGAAACTTTTGAAATTGAAAATGATGCAAAATCTGCTGCTTATGGAGAATATTATTTTGGTCAGAATAAAAAATATAAAAATATGCTTCATGTCACTGTAGGAACAGGACTTGGTGGGGGAATTATTATTAATGGTAAAATTTATAAAGGTTTTAAAGGGGGAGCAGGAGAGCTATCTAAACTCTTTGCTAACTTTGATAGACCTGATATTAATTTAATTGTTCAAAGCACTTCTACGGGTGCAAATTTAAAGAGATATAATGATTCAATTGAACTAGGTAAAGTTGCCCCAATTGAAAATGTAATAACAGCTAAAGCAAAAGATAGTGCCAAAAAGAAAAATTTAATTGATGGTAAAAAATTCATGAGCTTAGTTGAAAAAAATGATCAAATGGCAGTTGATATTTTTGATATATGAACAACTAGTTTAACTAAATATTTAGTATCATTAAATTTTCTAATGGATTTTGATGCGATTACTATTGGTGGAGGAATAAGTTCGAATAGTAAATTTTTAGATACCATAATTCAAAAGGCGAAAAATTATATTTTATTATTTCAAAATTTTTCACCAATTGAAAATATAAATATAATAAAAAGTAATTTAGAAAATAAAGCTGGCTGTTTTGGAGTTCTAGCAAAGATTTTAAAAAGTTAA
- a CDS encoding PTS transporter subunit EIIC, producing the protein MQKKILNVYAVCDGVIDLIENIDDKVFKNNSLGIGYFISATSNEIYNPIENANVDLIFETNHGLFLKQNNLNSSIMINMCLDFELEDSKYFKIVKEQDDKLKNFEKIAKVNLEYLKVVHKNTNIAVVINDESNRLNWTFKPYFTGPTKVKKGQLIGTFESILEPEREIEVDKYFKTSSNWDLLARRVIELVGRKANYSNSYNCSTRLRFKIKDKSLVDINSLQEISQIKAVVWKNNELQLILGKNVYKLYNALKIIENSGEFDLLANRKMSFKKRMLVVISSISMPLIPIMIGSGIIMAFVGVLQISKIMPDIVLKMPESGLKPGQEFIKETNVLWAILYVISNTPLRFMGVLAGLSAARYFKLNMYIAMSISIILGSPLIFGDGGPIGFGYTWDLFKTGISPNDPVWSGLSSIKIMPQGARIIVVILAIIITKKVDNWIATWVPKSLELILKSALTLLISALITFFIIGPIWYIFEQLIAVGLRFVTAAPLGIGTGIYALIWQPLVVIGMHSAVGQISQMQVLTDGVSYLTPGGEFSVWGQVGAVVAVIIISKNGSTKREARSTVITGFFGVPAPIVYGINLPKVRPFIAGTLGAFFAGCLSNMLSVSQRVGTGLGVFSFFGFFSNPINPEIVTVELLPNALNGFYNILCCMLSVALALMFTIFMYKERSLENNIIKKNNIKLIKIINLSNSNLSTEDKQKIVNILKTEENFFTKEEVIKIKKIERLLIESLKYKINREILFDKENKIKEKLFEQGSILINKGKIVKAKAIMEKHKKVFFEIKKEDLQMKIQQLDKKMVDKLEWLNQAIKKKEEIIINNLNELENYFSLEDFNSIKLLYKNSINDLKITYKLSNPIDVKITLNKIIKKISQQNNVNKKANKIIG; encoded by the coding sequence ATGCAGAAAAAAATTTTAAATGTTTATGCTGTTTGTGATGGAGTAATTGATTTAATAGAAAATATTGATGATAAAGTTTTTAAAAATAACTCTCTAGGAATAGGTTATTTTATATCTGCAACATCAAATGAAATCTATAACCCAATTGAAAATGCAAATGTTGATTTAATTTTTGAAACAAATCATGGTTTATTTTTGAAGCAAAATAATTTGAACTCTTCAATCATGATTAATATGTGTCTTGACTTTGAATTAGAGGATAGTAAATATTTTAAAATTGTAAAAGAACAAGATGATAAATTAAAAAATTTTGAAAAAATTGCAAAAGTAAATTTGGAATATTTAAAAGTAGTCCACAAAAATACTAATATTGCTGTTGTAATTAATGATGAATCTAATAGGTTAAATTGAACTTTTAAACCCTATTTTACAGGACCTACAAAAGTTAAAAAAGGTCAATTAATAGGAACTTTTGAATCTATTTTGGAACCTGAAAGGGAAATTGAAGTTGATAAATATTTTAAAACTAGTTCAAATTGAGACTTACTTGCAAGAAGAGTAATTGAACTTGTTGGAAGAAAAGCAAATTATAGTAATTCTTACAATTGTTCAACTCGTCTTAGGTTTAAAATAAAAGATAAAAGTCTTGTAGACATTAATTCACTTCAAGAAATCTCCCAAATAAAGGCAGTTGTTTGAAAAAATAATGAATTACAATTAATTTTAGGAAAAAACGTTTACAAATTGTATAACGCTTTAAAAATAATTGAAAATTCAGGAGAATTTGATTTATTAGCAAATAGAAAAATGTCTTTTAAAAAAAGAATGTTAGTTGTAATTTCTTCAATATCGATGCCATTAATTCCAATTATGATAGGGTCAGGTATTATAATGGCATTTGTTGGAGTTTTACAGATTTCAAAAATAATGCCAGATATAGTTTTAAAAATGCCAGAGAGTGGCTTAAAACCAGGACAAGAATTTATTAAAGAAACAAATGTTTTATGAGCTATTTTATATGTAATATCCAATACTCCCTTAAGGTTTATGGGAGTATTGGCAGGACTAAGTGCTGCCAGGTATTTTAAATTAAATATGTATATTGCTATGAGTATTTCTATTATTTTAGGAAGCCCATTAATATTTGGTGATGGAGGACCAATCGGTTTTGGTTATACTTGAGACTTATTTAAAACAGGAATAAGTCCTAATGATCCTGTTTGATCTGGTCTTTCTTCAATAAAAATAATGCCTCAAGGAGCAAGAATAATTGTTGTAATATTGGCAATTATAATTACAAAAAAAGTTGATAACTGAATTGCAACTTGAGTTCCTAAATCTTTGGAATTAATTTTAAAATCAGCGTTAACATTATTAATTTCAGCTCTAATAACATTCTTTATCATTGGACCTATTTGATATATTTTTGAACAATTAATTGCAGTAGGTTTAAGATTTGTAACAGCAGCTCCATTAGGAATTGGAACTGGTATTTATGCTCTGATTTGACAGCCATTAGTTGTTATTGGAATGCATTCTGCTGTAGGACAAATTTCTCAAATGCAAGTATTAACTGATGGGGTTAGTTATTTAACTCCAGGAGGAGAGTTTTCTGTTTGAGGACAAGTTGGAGCTGTTGTTGCAGTTATAATAATATCTAAAAATGGTTCAACTAAAAGAGAAGCTCGTTCAACTGTAATTACAGGTTTCTTTGGAGTTCCAGCACCGATTGTTTATGGTATTAATCTACCAAAAGTAAGGCCTTTTATTGCAGGTACTCTTGGAGCATTCTTTGCAGGTTGCTTAAGCAATATGCTTAGTGTTTCACAAAGAGTAGGTACTGGATTAGGAGTATTTTCGTTCTTTGGATTTTTCTCAAATCCAATTAACCCAGAAATAGTTACTGTTGAATTACTGCCAAATGCTTTAAATGGTTTTTACAATATTTTATGTTGTATGTTATCGGTTGCATTAGCTTTAATGTTTACAATATTTATGTACAAAGAAAGATCATTGGAAAATAATATTATCAAAAAAAATAATATTAAATTAATTAAAATAATTAATTTATCCAATTCTAATTTATCAACTGAAGATAAACAAAAAATAGTAAATATTTTAAAAACAGAAGAAAATTTCTTTACCAAAGAAGAAGTTATTAAAATAAAAAAAATTGAGAGGTTATTAATTGAAAGTCTAAAATATAAAATTAATCGTGAAATACTTTTTGACAAAGAAAATAAAATCAAAGAGAAATTATTTGAACAAGGTTCTATTTTAATTAATAAAGGTAAGATAGTAAAAGCAAAAGCAATTATGGAAAAACATAAAAAAGTTTTTTTTGAAATTAAAAAAGAAGATTTGCAAATGAAAATTCAACAACTAGATAAAAAAATGGTTGATAAATTAGAGTGATTAAATCAGGCAATTAAAAAGAAAGAAGAAATTATTATAAATAACTTAAATGAATTAGAAAATTATTTTTCACTAGAAGATTTTAATTCAATAAAATTATTATATAAAAATTCTATAAATGATTTAAAAATAACTTACAAATTATCAAACCCAATTGATGTCAAAATCACTTTAAACAAAATAATCAAAAAAATTTCACAACAAAATAACGTAAATAAAAAAGCTAACAAAATAATTGGCTAG